In a genomic window of Rhodothermales bacterium:
- the typA gene encoding translational GTPase TypA translates to IVDTPGHADFGGEVERTLRMVDGIMLLVDAAEGPLPQTRFVLTKALELHLPAIVVINKIDRQDARPEQVLDEIYNLFIDLDATEDQIEFPVLYAVARDGKCTTNLSEPLTDLSPLFEAIIDRLPAPEGDPDLPLQVLVTNVVPDPYLGPLAIGRVMQGTIRQRQRVVIYHRDDSTTVVSVTALFGYQGLSRVEIPSAGPGDIIAIGGISGIGLGESITDAENPSPLPPLHVDEPTMSMEFRINDSPFCGLEGQYVTSRNLRDRLTKEMETNLAMRLETTETSESFLVFGRGELQMAILIEQMRREGFEFAVGMPQVITQIINGHKHEPYEKVLIDVPEEHMGIVVQKLGPRKGQLTHMTNHGSGRVRLEFLIPARGLIGYRTEFLTDTKGTGLLTHIFEGYKPWAGSISHRSTGALVSDRTGKVTGYAIINIQERGVLFVGPQDQVYKGMIVGENSRDVDLDVNITKEKKLTNMRAASADSFEKLVPPRLMSLEEAIEFTREDELIEVTPKSIRLRKRYLDPNERKRKSQPE, encoded by the coding sequence TGCTGACCAAGGCGCTGGAGCTCCATCTGCCGGCCATAGTGGTCATCAACAAGATCGATCGTCAGGACGCTCGCCCCGAGCAGGTGCTGGACGAGATCTACAACCTGTTCATCGATCTCGACGCCACCGAGGACCAGATCGAATTCCCCGTGCTCTACGCCGTCGCCCGCGACGGGAAGTGCACGACGAACCTCAGCGAGCCGCTGACGGACCTCAGCCCGCTTTTCGAGGCTATTATCGACCGCCTGCCGGCCCCGGAGGGTGATCCCGACCTGCCACTGCAGGTGCTGGTCACGAACGTCGTACCCGATCCGTACCTCGGGCCGCTCGCCATCGGCCGGGTGATGCAAGGCACTATCCGCCAGCGCCAGCGCGTGGTTATCTACCACCGGGACGACTCCACGACCGTCGTTTCCGTAACCGCCCTCTTTGGCTATCAGGGCCTGTCGCGCGTGGAAATACCCAGTGCCGGCCCCGGGGACATCATCGCCATCGGCGGCATCTCCGGCATCGGCCTGGGTGAAAGCATCACGGATGCCGAGAACCCCTCGCCCCTGCCGCCGCTGCACGTCGACGAGCCGACGATGTCGATGGAGTTCCGCATCAACGACTCGCCCTTCTGCGGCCTGGAAGGCCAGTACGTCACCTCGCGCAACCTGCGTGACCGGTTGACAAAGGAGATGGAGACCAACCTGGCCATGCGCCTGGAAACGACGGAAACGTCGGAGTCCTTTCTGGTCTTCGGCCGCGGCGAGCTCCAGATGGCGATCCTCATCGAACAGATGCGCCGCGAAGGCTTCGAGTTCGCCGTGGGAATGCCTCAGGTGATCACTCAGATCATCAATGGGCATAAACACGAGCCGTACGAAAAAGTACTCATCGACGTCCCGGAGGAGCACATGGGCATCGTCGTCCAGAAACTCGGTCCGCGGAAGGGCCAGCTGACGCACATGACCAACCATGGGTCGGGCCGCGTTCGGCTCGAGTTCCTGATCCCCGCCCGCGGCCTCATCGGGTACCGCACGGAGTTTTTGACGGACACAAAAGGCACGGGCCTCCTCACCCACATCTTCGAGGGCTACAAGCCGTGGGCCGGCTCGATCTCCCACCGCTCCACCGGCGCGCTCGTCTCCGACCGCACCGGCAAGGTCACCGGATACGCCATTATCAACATTCAGGAGCGCGGGGTGTTGTTCGTCGGCCCGCAGGATCAGGTCTACAAGGGCATGATCGTCGGTGAAAACAGCCGCGATGTCGACCTCGACGTGAACATCACGAAGGAGAAGAAGCTGACCAACATGCGCGCCGCCTCGGCGGACTCGTTCGAGAAGCTGGTGCCGCCGCGCCTGATGTCGCTGGAGGAGGCCATCGAGTTTACACGCGAGGACGAGTTGATCGAGGTGACGCCGAAGAGCATCCGCCTGCGCAAGCGGTACCTGGATCCAAACGAACGGAAGCGGAAGAGCCAGCCCGAGTAA